The following proteins come from a genomic window of Musa acuminata AAA Group cultivar baxijiao chromosome BXJ1-7, Cavendish_Baxijiao_AAA, whole genome shotgun sequence:
- the LOC135679109 gene encoding gibberellin-regulated protein 6-like has product MATASSQRISLLFFFLCGSLDLGSAKAMAKLVVLVAIALLAISIADSGSKVLAKATEHSEEEYMPASNGQGTLRTYQCPSQCTRRCSRTQYHKPCMFFCQKCCMKCLCVPSGFYGNKGECPCYNNWKTKRGGPKCP; this is encoded by the exons ATGGCCACTGCAAGCTCCCAACGCATCTccttgctcttcttcttcctctgtggATCTCTAGATCTGGGAAGCGCAAAGGCCATGGCTAAGCTTGTTGTCCTTGTGGCCATTGCTCTACTGGCCATTTCCATAGCTGACTCCGGTTCAAAG GTGCTAGCCAAAGCAACCGAGCATTCTGAAGAGGAGTACATGCCG GCTTCAAATGGACAAGGAACCCTTCGAACTTATC AGTGCCCATCTCAATGCACGAGGAGGTGCTCCAGGACGCAGTATCACAAGCCATGCATGTTCTTCTGCCAGAAGTGCTGCATGAAGTGCCTCTGCGTGCCATCAGGTTTCTATGGCAACAAAGGAGAATGTCCCTGCTACAACAACTGGAAGACCAAGAGAGGAGGACCCAAATGCCCATGA
- the LOC135679107 gene encoding pentatricopeptide repeat-containing protein At3g26782, mitochondrial-like — protein sequence MFPRSTVFRALHQWRSNADGPPALPLPPEPSSFATAVRSSASLRVLKPLHAAVLRHHPDDLVLSVALACRYSQLGLPRAGLSLLSPAAADPSLLPAADTFFWNLLVRGLVESGAHDRALALYRQMREPRGGAQPNNFTFPPVLKACSYLGDFEEGVKVHDDAAELGYDSDVFVRNSLISMYGKSGALDTAKRLFDEMPDRSVVTWTAMIGAFAQNGHPEDALALFRRMLEERVRPNRATFLTVMPCVIRCHDADDLHKLIIRYRLESQVIVQNAIMGMYSRCGKIEQARKLFDGIAEKDLASWSSMIEAYARADMFEEAMKLFRNMKLLEIVPDRVTLLGVTCGCSNSAVASLRHARLIHGFAIRSLLIEDLMVETAVIDSYVRRGSLSSARRIFDQMREKNLVTWSTMISGYGMHGRGVEALELFNRMKCLMKPDHITFVSVLSACSHAGLIVEGWQCFNSMTTEFGIVARAEHYACMVDLLGRAGQLEKAREFIEKMPIKPDSSVWGSLLGACRIHPDAKITELAATSLFELDPQNSGRYILLSNIYTSLGKIEEAHSIRVLMRKRGVKKIAGYTVIELNNKLYKFLVGDCSNPQSDLMYRELERLMDRIKEAGYVPNTNFALHDVEEETKVKSLYMHSEKLAIVFGLINTGPESTIRIHKNLRVCGDCHTATKFISKVTKRKIVMRDSHRFHHFSDGECSCGDYW from the coding sequence ATGTTCCCACGGAGCACCGTTTTTCGCGCTCTCCACCAATGGCGCTCCAACGCGGACGGACCACCGGCGCTCCCGCTGCCGCCGGAGCCCAGCTCATTTGCCACAGCCGTCAGGAGCTCCGCTTCGCTCCGAGTCTTGAAGCCCCTTCACGCCGCCGTCCTCCGCCACCACCCCGACGACCTTGTCCTCTCCGTCGCCCTTGCTTGCCGCTACTCCCAACTTGGCCTCCCGCGGGCTGGCCTCTCCCTCCTCTCGCCGGCTGCTGCCGATCCTTCCCTCCTCCCGGCCGCCGATACCTTTTTCTGGAACCTCCTCGTCCGCGGTCTTGTCGAATCCGGAGCCCACGATCGCGCTCTCGCTCTCTACCGCCAGATGCGAGAGCCTCGCGGTGGCGCTCAGCCCAATAATTTTACCTTTCCCCCCGTTCTCAAGGCCTGTTCCTACCTCGGTGACTTCGAGGAAGGCGTCAAGGTCCATGACGACGCCGCGGAGCTCGGCTACGACTCCGATGTTTTCGTCCGCAACTCCCTCATTTCCATGTACGGCAAAAGTGGCGCTTTGGACACTGCGAAGAGGCTGTTTGATGAAATGCCCGATAGAAGCGTGGTCACTTGGACCGCGATGATTGGAGCCTTCGCTCAAAATGGGCATCCAGAGGACGCGCTTGCATTGTTCCGTCGAATGCTGGAGGAGCGAGTTAGGCCCAACAGAGCGACATTCTTGACAGTGATGCCATGTGTTATCAGGTGTCATGATGCTGACGACTTGCATAAGCTGATCATCAGGTACCGTCTGGAATCACAAGTGATTGTCCAGAATGCAATCATGGGCATGTACTCAAGGTGTGGAAAGATTGAACAAGCACGGAAATTGTTCGATGGGATTGCTGAGAAGGATTTGGCATCTTGGAGTTCGATGATTGAGGCTTATGCACGGGCCGATATGTTCGAGGAAGCCATGAAGCTATTTCGAAACATGAAGTTACTTGAGATTGTGCCAGACCGGGTGACACTTCTCGGTGTCACTTGTGGTTGTTCCAATTCAGCAGTAGCATCTCTAAGGCATGCACGGCTTATTCATGGCTTTGCAATTAGGAGCTTACTGATTGAGGATTTAATGGTCGAAACAGCTGTAATCGATAGCTACGTGAGACGTGGGAGTCTAAGCAGTGCTCGTAGAATATTTGATCAGATGCGAGAGAAGAATTTGGTGACCTGGAGCACTATGATATCTGGGTATGGAATGCATGGGAGGGGAGTGGAGGCGCTTGAACTATTTAACCGCATGAAGTGCTTGATGAAACCAGACCACATTACGTTTGTCTCTGTGCTCTCTGCTTGCAGCCATGCCGGCTTAATTGTTGAAGGTTGGCAGTGCTTTAATTCTATGACCACGGAGTTTGGGATTGTTGCTCGTGCTGAGCATTATGCATGCATGGTTGATCTGCTGGGACGAGCAGGACAGCTTGAAAAAGCTAGAGAATTCATTGAGAAAATGCCCATAAAACCAGATTCTAGCGTGTGGGGATCCTTGCTTGGTGCTTGCAGGATTCATCCAGATGCAAAGATCACAGAATTGGCTGCAACCTCGCTGTTTGAATTGGACCCTCAGAATTCAGGCCGTTACATTCTATTGTCAAATATCTACACTTCTTTGGGGAAGATTGAAGAAGCCCATAGCATTAGAGTTCTCATGAGAAAGAGAGGGGTGAAAAAGATAGCTGGTTACACTGTCATAGAATTGAACAACAAGCTATACAAGTTTTTAGTTGGGGACTGTTCCAACCCTCAATCAGATTTGATGTATAGGGAACTCGAGAGATTGATGGACAGGATTAAAGAGGCAGGATATGTGCCAAATACCAACTTTGCATTGCATGATGTGGAGGAAGAGACGAAAGTTAAGTCGTTGTATATGCACAGTGAGAAACTTGCTATTGTTTTTGGGCTTATTAACACGGGGCCTGAAAGTACCATTCGGATCCACAAGAACCTGAGGGTTTGTGGAGATTGTCATACTGCTACCAAATTTATCTCAAAGGTCACAAAGAGGAAGATAGTCATGAGAGACTCACATAGGTTTCATCATTTTAGTGATGGGGAGTGTTCCTGTGGGGATTACTGGTGA
- the LOC135679111 gene encoding myb-related protein 306-like: protein MGRPPCCDKVGVKKGPWTPEEDLMLVSYIQEHGPGNWKAVPANTGLLRCSKSCRLRWTNYLRPGIKRGNFTEQEEKLIIHLQALLGNRWAAIASYLPERTDNDIKNFWNTHLKKKLRKMQNFEDDTNKFGLSIHQPISKGQWERRLQTDIHTAKQALREALYFEKPSCHGDLRPSVGYCSSTNAGPQVPSATYASSTENISRMLEGWMKNSPKKRTSPSNSDSSQRSTNHPAATESASSEESAAVANNILSPAGLNSFLNFEPSASEVSDASLFQGESKPDVETPMPLALLETWLFDESIGQGGAALADMPLDDTAGLF, encoded by the exons ATGGGCAGACCTCCTTGCTGTGATAAGGTAGGTGTGAAGAAGGGTCCTTGGACTCCGGAAGAGGACCTCATGCTGGTCTCCTACATCCAAGAGCATGGACCTGGTAACTGGAAGGCTGTGCCTGCCAACACGG GTTTATTGAGATGTAGTAAGAGTTGTAGGCTCAGATGGACAAACTACCTCAGGCCGGGGATCAAGCGTGGCAACTTCACAGAGCAAGAGGAGAAGCTCATCATCCATCTGCAGGCTCTTCTCGGGAACAG ATGGGCAGCCATAGCTTCTTACCTTCCGGAGAGGACGGACAATGACATCAAGAACTTCTGGAACACCCATCTGAAGAAGAAACTGAGGAAGATGCAAAACTTCGAAGATGATACCAACAAATTTGGGCTCTCCATTCACCAACCCATCTCCAAAGGCCAGTGGGAGAGGAGGCTGCAAACTGACATCCACACCGCGAAGCAAGCACTTCGTGAAGCCTTGTACTTCGAGAAACCAAGTTGCCACGGTGACTTGAGGCCCTCCGTCGGCTACTGCTCTTCCACAAATGCCGGTCCGCAGGTGCCATCTGCCACATACGCATCAAGCACGGAGAACATATCTCGAATGCTCGAGGGGTGGATGAAGAACTCGCCCAAGAAAAGAACTTCCCCATCAAACTCGGACTCGTCCCAACGCTCGACGAACCACCCGGCTGCGACCGAGTCCGCGTCCAGCGAGGAATCAGCCGCCGTTGCCAACAACATACTGTCACCCGCGGGGCTCAACTCCTTCCTCAACTTCGAACCTTCTGCATCCGAGGTGTCAGACGCCAGCCTTTTCCAGGGCGAGAGTAAGCCCGACGTAGAGACTCCGATGCCTCTGGCTTTGCTTGAGACTTGGCTCTTCGATGAAAGCATCGGACAAGGTGGTGCTGCCCTAGCTGACATGCCATTAGATGACACTGCAGGGTTGTTCTAG
- the LOC135679110 gene encoding zinc-finger homeodomain protein 9-like: MDDGAQVAEPEGKGKAFSFPNGALRKHHQRSPPVVEFSYRECLKNHAASLGGHALDGCGEFMLSPAADPADPSSIRCAACGCHRNFHRRLPGPLHRRHRSNDQEGGGGDEDGEGEDDEEADMDGGRVHPWPHLSSTSPPLFYPSAPHMLLALSAGLPGGPGPIPVAAPIAAVAAPAAAAESAQPKKRFRTKFTAEQKDRMQEVSERLGWRMQKRDEVLVEECCREIGVDKGVFKVWMHNNKHTFFGQARRGEADGDQAGSGGAVGDNDVGRIEATGQSANGVEDGGGGNGHPVNGSPSPS; this comes from the coding sequence ATGGACGACGGCGCACAGGTCGCGGAGCCGGAAGGTAAAGGGAAAGCCTTCTCCTTCCCCAACGGCGCGCTGCGGAAGCACCACCAGCGGTCGCCGCCGGTGGTCGAGTTCTCGTACCGGGAGTGCCTGAAGAACCACGCGGCCAGCCTTGGTGGCCACGCCCTCGACGGGTGCGGCGAGTTCATGCTCTCGCCCGCAGCCGACCCCGCCGACCCCTCCTCCATCCGCTGCGCCGCCTGCGGCTGCCATCGGAATTTTCACCGCCGGCTCCCGGGACCCCTCCACCGCCGACACCGCAGCAACGATCAGGAGGGAGGCGGCGGCGACGAGGACGGGGAGGGGGAGGACGATGAGGAGGCGGATATGGATGGTGGGCGGGTGCATCCCTGGCCCCATCTGAGCTCGACCTCGCCTCCGCTTTTCTACCCATCCGCCCCCCACATGCTCCTCGCCCTCAGCGCCGGCCTCCCGGGCGGCCCGGGGCCGATCCCGGTGGCGGCCCCCATCGCAGCCGTGGCCGcgccagcggcggcggcggaatCGGCGCAGCCGAAGAAGAGGTTCCGGACCAAGTTCACCGCGGAGCAGAAGGACCGGATGCAGGAGGTGTCGGAGCGACTGGGGTGGCGGATGCAGAAGAGGGACGAGGTGCTGGTGGAGGAGTGCTGCCGGGAGATCGGCGTCGACAAGGGAGTCTTCAAGGTGTGGATGCACAACAACAAGCATACCTTCTTCGGCCAAGCGAGGAGAGGCGAGGCCGATGGTGACCAAGCAGGCAGCGGCGGAGCTGTCGGCGACAACGATGTCGGTCGGATCGAGGCGACCGGCCAGAGCGCCAACGGCGTCGAAGATGGAGGTGGTGGCAATGGCCACCCGGTGAACGGTTCTCCCTCCCCTTCTTGA